The Algoriphagus sp. TR-M9 genome has a window encoding:
- a CDS encoding UDP-glucuronic acid decarboxylase family protein: protein MKRILVTGGAGFLGSHLCDKLIKEGNEVLCVDNLYTGSKSNIHHLMENKNFEFMRHDITFPLYVEVDEIYNLACPASPVHYQFDPVQTTKTSVIGAINMLGLAKRLKIKILQASTSEVYGDPEIHPQPESYKGSVSTTGIRACYDEGKRCAETLFFDYHRQHGLDIKVMRIFNTYGPRMNPDDGRVVSNFIVQALKGEDITIFGDGSQTRSFCYVEDNIEGMYKLMNSRDGFTGPVNIGNPGEFTMLELAKQIIELTNSKSKLIFFPLPQDDPMQRQPVIEMANKELNWKPKINLTEGLQATISHFQKLLF, encoded by the coding sequence ATGAAAAGAATATTAGTAACAGGCGGCGCTGGCTTTCTCGGCTCCCATCTCTGTGATAAATTAATAAAAGAAGGTAATGAAGTACTTTGTGTCGATAATCTTTATACAGGTAGTAAATCCAATATCCATCATTTGATGGAAAACAAGAATTTTGAGTTTATGCGTCACGATATCACCTTTCCATTGTATGTAGAGGTGGATGAGATCTATAATCTTGCCTGTCCTGCTAGCCCAGTTCACTACCAGTTTGATCCCGTTCAAACGACAAAAACTTCTGTAATTGGTGCTATCAATATGTTAGGCTTAGCAAAACGACTTAAAATTAAAATTTTGCAGGCAAGTACATCAGAGGTGTATGGAGATCCTGAGATTCATCCCCAACCTGAATCCTATAAAGGGTCAGTTAGTACTACTGGTATTCGTGCTTGCTATGATGAGGGTAAAAGATGTGCTGAAACTTTATTTTTTGATTATCACAGACAACATGGCCTTGATATCAAAGTCATGAGGATTTTCAATACCTATGGACCAAGAATGAATCCAGATGACGGGCGTGTCGTAAGTAATTTTATTGTACAGGCTTTAAAAGGGGAAGATATTACTATTTTCGGTGATGGTTCACAAACTAGGAGTTTTTGCTATGTGGAAGATAATATAGAAGGAATGTACAAATTGATGAATTCCAGAGATGGATTCACAGGCCCTGTTAATATTGGGAATCCAGGAGAGTTTACTATGTTGGAGTTAGCTAAACAGATTATAGAATTAACTAATAGTAAAAGTAAATTGATTTTTTTTCCGTTGCCTCAAGATGACCCAATGCAAAGGCAACCTGTTATAGAAATGGCAAATAAAGAATTGAATTGGAAACCAAAAATTAATCTTACAGAAGGGTTACAAGCAACAATTTCTCATTTTCAAAAACTACTTTTTTAA